The following DNA comes from Buteo buteo chromosome 7, bButBut1.hap1.1, whole genome shotgun sequence.
tgtatttgttaagAAGAAGAGTCTAACACATGGAAGGTAATCAGGTAATTAAATCTAAAAATTTCCAAGTAATCCTCAATATCTACACTAGTGACTGACTTAGGGATAACTACCACAAAATCCTTAACTGAGATGAAAAATTTGATGCTTAAACTGATTTTCTACTAGTTTTACTCTCATCAAAGAATCTTAACCCTAACTTGTTTAGCTGTTCAGATTGAAATGGAATACACAAAATCACATAAACTCTCATCATTATTCAACAACAATTGAAAATAGCTATAATTTCCTCAAAGCTTCAACTCTCTTAAGAGAGAAAGGCAAGTTTCACTATTCATAGTTTTTAGCCTTTGCATTTATGGAGAAAAGCTCAATAGTGTTAGGAAAGTCTGTAAATACTATATACATACATCTGCGAGGtacaaaaagaaatcctttttaaaaaataagaatggTTAAGCCAGTATCATGAATTTCAGGAGAAACACACTAACTGAAGTGATTTGAGTGCTGGGGTTTGACAGTTATGCATAAAGAATAATTACTACTTTATATGCAACTGAAATGTGATTTCAGCATTAAATATGCCAACTGCAAGTAAGCCATGGGGCCTGTTGGTCTGGATGATACTTAAGTCAACTCCTAGCTGTCACAAATTTACTATTCCAGGCCATCTGCATCGACCTCAGGCTTCTCTCACTGCCTACCTCAGCTTCTGATCTTACCTACAATTCTTGCCTCTAGCCCAATTCTCTCTGCTTTGGCTGTGCTTCAGTCCTGTCTCAGCAATTTGCTCCAAGGCCTGGCCTACTTTTGTGGGGTGTTACTCTGACCACCAGTCAATGATGGTCATCCTGCTCTAGTTCTGCCTTGCTTTGTAGTGATACATTTCATCACATTTAATAACTCTCTTTTGATAATTATCTTGATAAAGATCTCTTTACTTTTTAGGTGAATTCCTTCCTTGTTTTTTAGGATGCAAATTAAACACTTGTGGTGCActtatttcctttccaaaagGATTTGTAATCATGGTGATATCTTGGTTGTAGTGACCATCTCATTAttgttcctttcttcccttccaggGCATCAGTGGATGAGATTCTTGTATTGTTTATTTCAGTTGATCTATAACATTTCACTTGTGCTTGTCTTAAATTCAGGAAAAATGCTAGGGAAAAGGATACCAGTTGTTAATAACAtgcatttctttgaattttaatttatcCACTGTAGAATTTAAACTGTGATTTTAACTTCAATAAGAATTTAGTGTCTAACTGTCAtaatacaaatattaattttatcagctttaaaataaactttaattaTTATCATCCTTATATTCTGATCCTTTTATAATAAGTAATACATTTTCCAATTTTATAATTCGTTCTGTGCCATAAATGCTAGCATGAACTGGTCTACAGCAGTTCCTTATTGCATATCAGTGGCAACCTTAGAACCATTTCAGTTAGTGGATAAATTATGACTTTGTTATTATTAAATCAAGTGGATATTTGATCCTTTTCTGATCTTATGTATCCCCATGGAAATTGGGAGAAAAATGGATGGATTCAGTCTACAGTGGGGTTTGGACTACAGGCATCCAATACTGGGAAGCCTGCTTAAAAAAAGGTAGTAACAGTTCATGTAAAGAACAATAAAAGAACTTGACCCACTTAATAGCCTGAAACAAAGCGAGAGGAAGAATGTATCAGAATAAGGAATGCAATATAGATGTATTTTTCCTGGGAAATACTTTGATTCATTGCCTACGCTGGACAGACTGTACTAGATAGGTACTCACTTAACTTTCTGATAAAATTTTCAAACTACTTTCCCAATAGAAATACCAGCAACTGGTTGGGGTGAAGGAGCTATTTGCACCAGTTGTCTGGATCTGGCCCTTCATAAGCACATCATGGGTTTTTGTGTATACATCCTATATATACTATAAGTTATACTAATTAAAAACTGCCAATgtattagcaaaaaaaaccaacagcaaaaaCAATGCAAAGGTACATATGGCTATAGGTGATTCtcagaatggaaagaaattacATGGAAAGGGTGAAAAGAtattgttctgctttgtttctcacAATTTTACATGTGGTCGATATTTGAAGTATTAAAGTGCTCAGGTTCAAAGCACACtgagattttgggttttttaaattcatcCATCCTTTTAATTAATGTATATGCATTTCTATACTTTAATTAAAGAATAGTTTTGCCCTTTAAGCCAGAAACTTTGATTTTATCATAAACATgttacaaagtattttaatcTACTGTAATAGAACAATAtatcatttttattgcttgtattgttcaaaatgcagttatgaaaaacatgctttaaTAAAACCTCCCCTGATTTTTCTCCAGGAGCTACAAGACTAATATAGTAGACAGAAATAGCATTTCTTTAGAAGTCtagacactttttttcctcagagagAACTAAATTTTATGTTACTTGGCTATAAATCAGACCCAGAGATACCTTTAATCTACCACAGCAGATAAAATATACCCAAGAAGTCTTGAATATAAATACTGAACAAGAACATTATTCCCCATGTTAAAAagtcacaatttttttcaagcCAATCCTCTTACTCAACTCGATTAGTACTTCACAAGTAATATAATGAAtctaccaaaagaaaaaggactcCATTAGTATGTGGCATTGCTGAGCTGACAATGATTAACTCACACGCAAAACCACTAAAGGACGGCTAACAaatcaaaaccatttttcaATCTCTTGCAGAAACATGTGAGATTATTTCATTTGCATATAGCACCATAATAAGATTCACTGCCAGCTGgtcagaaatatttattgcagaTGGTAATGCAGCTGGCATTAGGTGGATTGTCTGGGGCAAACTGTCATCATAGTAATATATATTCTCCTTTTGGTAACTTTCAATGCATTCAGTTGCAAGCAGTTGTTTACATTATAATGTTAGTCTTCATCATGAACAAAATAAGGATGTTAAGGAGATCAGTATTGCATAAAATGTTGACAGAATATAAAACAGGAACTGTCAAATGCTCTAGTTTGATACTTTCTTGACTTTTGACTTTGAATTTGTCTCCCTTTCCCATCTAAACtatgatttatttctgtgtctgcTGTCTAACAATAATGGATGTCaggcttttatttgtttcttttttattcattagtataatttttattatttttaaattaattaattaaccTCTTGTATACTCCCACAGACTACAGGTTCATCATAAAAGTAACATGCCAAAATCCCCTTGATTACATACTCATTCTAACATGCTTATTTTCTGAAAGGGAATATTATTCTGAGATGCTTCTTTTGGGGATGGCCAACATTTGTAACCCTGCAGGACACATACCAGTAGCCTCGTATGCCTAAGAGCTACATGATTTACACTGCATGCTTAGAAAAGGGAAGGGCTCCCAAGCATAAGATGATAATAGCGCTCCTGATATCCCACTGCTTTGTGTGTAAGTGAGGCCAAAAAGGCAATGGTCAGTCTTAATAGCTCCTGTTGTTTCACATTCTCCCAAAAAAAATGGAGATTCGGGTGATTTAACATGCCAGCATCTATTCACTACTGGTTGTATGTTGTAGCTCTGCTCACAACATTCCCACAGATATcctgttaataaataaatttataatCAGTGGAAGATCCTCAAATTGAAAGTCTACTTGCAAACAcgagattatttttatttgaaattatctttttctctgcaaaatgttGCAGGTAAAAGCATCATTTGTGGAACTATGATTTCTACTATGTGTAAATATAAGTGCtgtaggtttttatttttggtaacAAATATTGGAATTTTCATTGTGATACTCTCTTCTGGTTTTTGGCAGATATTGATTTTGCGACTCGTAAGATTGCAAAACACTTGAAACAAACAAAGGAGATTATTCaagatggaaataattttaaaacaaaaacaatcagTACTTTCAGAAACTATGAACTGGATTACACTGTGGGAGTGGAGTTTGAAGAACATACCAAGGGACTGGATAACCGAGTGGTAAAGGTAAAAATTTGCTACCTGATAACTGTTCACACCACAGTCAGCACCAGAAGTGAGCAGTTCCAAAAATCAGCTGaatacatgacaaaaaaaaccctcatattTTACAGACAGgagaggatttttaaaaagcagaaataatttgcatCTTGagacagttttctttcctgctacaAGCATTTATTATAAATGCAAATCAGGATGGTTATTCAGATATGTGAGACAGTCATTAATTACATGTTTTTCTAGTAGGGGATTTTTCCAGCGTTTCTATGATACACCTTTATGTATGTAGAAAGtagcaaaactgtatttttaccaGCGTTATCTTCCTTAATGAAACTGTAAATTCTTCCCTTTGAATTTAGGACTTCCTCTATGTCAATGTAAATTTTCAGTTCTAAATGGCTAGGTtcacacagtatttttaatctgagtCCACTCAACTTCAGTTGGACAGTTTAACAGTTGGgcactgttaaaaataaacctgcaCTCAGCTATTAACCTTAAAGGAGCTTCAAGaagggacaggaaaaaaaacgtGAGCCAAAGCTATCACTGATTCAGGTGGCAGGCCTATTGGCAGTGGTAGACAGGCAAGGAGGCCCAGCAGTGCACGCTTTAATATCCTTAGGATTACAGGAGTAACTTGAGCTCAAAATACCCCTAGGAAACTGTGGGCATAGGTTCAGACACCTTTCAGTGATGTACATGGACAAGTAACATTTGAATCAAGGACCATACTGTGTGTTAGCCCATGCTCTACCTCCTGTGACAGACAGAGTCAACTAGTAAGTCTGTTCCTGTGAGGCATTCAAACAAGACTGTATCAGGGAAGTCAGTGAGTAAAAGAATATATATGAGCACTAATTAAATTCACTTACTGAATTCAGCTTCATGTTTCTGTATCAATACTGCTTCTGTTTTACTCTATTCTCATCCCTAAAAAACTTAAGCAATATTTTCAAAGGTAGAAAAGACAGTAGATCTTCCATTGACTGTCCCCTTCAGAGTCTTGCTACTCTTGCATCACCTGTGTCATTGTCATCATTCACTGAATCTACCCATTAACTCTTCTGCCAATTACCACAGTTTTGTTCTTTCACTTAGCTCTCAGTTCTCTTGCTCTTCTCCAAATATATGCTGTCTTTTCCATCAGTATCTTCTCAATAAAGAAGGTTTCAGAACTTGTCGCCAAACTCTGAGAAGTTGAGATCAAAGCTCACTGTCAACAagacctgttttgttttggcaatTGCCACAGGAAATTGGCAGCATAAAGGACATGTTTACATTTAAACTCACATCAACCTTCACTGGAGTGGCACAAATTTAACAGAAGACATTGTTTATGCACTGTGGATCATTTTTCATTCTCAAGCTTTGTGCAGTGTAATCCCTATGATTTCttccaaattatttcttaatCTCAGTCCTGCAAGCCATCAAATAATACgacccttttttccccagtatctTGAATATCCCTATCtctaaattttcttcctatcacTTCCTCCAGTGAGCACTGGGTGGGACATATTCCTGTGACAGAGTTTATGCTTTAAAACACTGCTCCCACATCTCTTTAGATCACTTGAAGGCATTACTAATGATCTAAGGACTCATTAGTTGCATCACTCCTTAAATCCATAGACTAATGCTCCTCTAGTGCTCTTCAGCACTATCAAAGCCATTGCCTTTCTGTGAAGAATCATTTCACCTGCAGACTCTCCTCTTCATTATCAATTATTtggatggaaggaaggaaggaaacagctTGTACAACTATAACCCTACGTGGTTTAATCACTTTTGCCTAATATTCTTTTCTAAACAAATTATATCATTTGTTTCTAacaagaggagaaggaaaaaggaagcatgTCATCCCATTATTCTCTGGACTGCTCTAAAAGAATTTTCTAGTCACTTTATTAACAAAACAATGCCTCAAACACATTGAAGTTAGATGAAGGTAATAAAACTGCTAGGCAACATTTAAATGTAAAGAGGGCATGGATAATTTAAAGAGCATGTAGcttaaaaattctgtaaataAGAAAGAAGTTAAATGAAATGGAATGAGTTTTGTCTCGTTATTAATAGAAAGCTCCCTCATAAGAGAAATATATCATCCACTGCTAAACTAGAAAATGAATTAAGCTCCCAATACTCTTGGAGCTTTTTAATAACTGAACTTCCAGTGCCTGTAACTGGTCTCTGATGAGGATTTGCCTATGATAAATAGTTAAATGTCTCCCCAAAGTACAATGGTTCAAATCCAGAACAATTCAAAGTTGCTTTGAATGTACTGTAGTGCATCTGAGTAGAGAATTTAGCCTGTAAAGAGAACTCTTTCTTACAGAAATGGTCCTGCTCCTGGAAAAGAATCAGCATACCCGATACCCTGTTTATTAGTGATAGACTCTGAATCACACCAACTCATTAAATGGTTGAGGATAgaagggacctcttgagatcacctagtccaacccctctgctcaagcaggtcaGCTAGAGCACGTTGTCCAGCTTATGATCATATTTCTTTAAAGGTCTTTTGTGAAAGTgcatgaaaatatataaataaatttattgcaTGAGATGATATTAATATATACCTCCTCTTGTTATTTTATGCAGAGCTAGAAAAGGTGTTAGCACTGCATTAGTTGGTATAAGCCCCCCTTCACTCATGAAACCTTATAATCTTTTTATTAATGGCTgtagacagaaagaaaggaaaaatacaacttGCATACATTGCACAAGACTCTTTTAATTCACTCGGCAATTCACTAGTTAGTATGAACACTATATTCGTGTATGTGAAGACATACATGGAAATGACAACAAAGCACTGTAAAAGTTTCACATCAAAACACTCTTGTCATCTTGAACACTTTCAGGTTTTGGTTGAatggttgttttggggttttttaggagGAAGATGGGAAATGGTAGGAAGCAACTGTAGTTGTGTCTTCTCATTGTTTGATTGAGCttgttttcatgtatttataaaCTTCTCGTTAAAATATCTGAATTAATTATCTGATTCATGCAGACACTAGTGACGTGGGATGGTGACAAACTGATATGTGTTcagaaaggtgaaaagaaaaacaggggcTGGAAGCACTGGATTGAAGGAGACCTACTGCATCTGGTAAGGGCTGCTATACAGATACATAGCACGCTACTGAGACTGCAACAAGTacagtttttccatttcaaaggaTTTGTTACTTGTTCTAGTTAGAACCATCTTTATTTAGACAGCTCTGATCTCTGAACTCTAAGGAAATCCCCCCTCTGCTATGACTCAGGAATGCTCACTTTCTTTCTACCTGCTCCCAATTAAGTCATAACCCTGCAGTGTTTTTTTTGCTCCAGTCCACTGCCCTCCAGCTATTAACCCTTCTTGTTACATTGCACCTCTAACATCATCTTGTTCTTATATAATcactggtagaaaaaaaaaatcccaaacaaacaaacaaaaaaaaaacaaaaaacaaacaagcatgGGACAgattgcaagaaaaatattaatttttgttctgaaaaaggCACTATGAAATTTTAGCATACGATGCTGTAATACAAATCAGAAACCTCTGGATACTCAAGGGGATCCTGCAAATGACCTACACTGCAATTATTTTGTGCTAGTacaattaaaaagtcaaaacattcAAACATCTGTGTTAGTAAGCTGGAGCCCAAAGATAAATGAGGTGAGTCCAAGAGAGGCCAGAAGAGTCTGTGCAGGAAATAAGCAGTCAGTGAAgtccagaaatatttcaaaataatagaTACATAATGATAATGATTCCAGAGTTTCTTGGGAGAGCAATCAAGAAATGGGCATGATAATGTTGGACAGTGCAATAGGTGGGTGCAGAAAGATTATGGAGAAGAGCTCATTGTTCTATCTCATGATTTGCATCCAGATATCTACTCCTTCACAAGTTTACCCTACAGATAGTTGGTATAGTCAGCCACATTGCCACAAGTCTGTATGCTTGAAAGGTCAaagtaatgaattaaaaaaccctctctGCCACCTAACTAAAAACCAACTGTCCAGTACACTTTTTCAACCCTATTTTAACACATATTCAAAAACTGACCTAACAAAGGTTCTACATGCTGGCACCAGGATTCTCAGGCTGACTGGTGGAACAGAGAGACCAAGTAGATTCTTAGAACAGTCTTCAGAAACTCTGTTGTGAGTTTGGCCAGTTGCTGGCCAAAAAGCCAGTTTCAGCTCACTTCAAAGCCTTATTTGGCACAGGAAGGCTAGCTTATCAAAAGACTAACCAAACCGACTGCATTGCAATGTGCAGGTGTGACAACCTTTAAGAGGTCAGCTGCAACACTGGGCAAAAACGGTGTATTGTTCTGGCCCTTGAAAAATGGCAGGGCACATCTCTGAAGCACATGTCCTCATCTTTTTAAAGcatcctccattttttttttttaatttccttgtttCATTGCTTCTTATGAATTATGGGGTAACATGTGAATTATAAACTATAACAGTATATTGTTTCAATAACAGAGCATGAAAAAGCCCTGCATTAAAGAGcaatttttatgcatttttcatgtttattcaTCTTAGAGCTCAATTCAAGTGTCAAAATCTAATTACTGCAACATGTGATGTGTGCCTGCTGATTGATTAcataaaatacaatattctttctgttctctttttcataAGTGTATCTTTTTAATGCTGTGGCTCAGCTGCAGTAATTTCTGGTGGGATCTGCTGTGTatgcaaaataaacttttacCACTATATACTTACTAATTGTTTTACTACTGTAGGAACTGACATGTGAAGACCAGGTGTGCCATCAgatatttaagaagaaaaactaaaattgACCAGAAAGCTACCCAGATCATCATCACACTATTATGCTGTTATGTTTTGTCTAAAAAGAAGAACCGAGCCAGATTTGCAATAATTCTTTGACACTGCTATGTGAATGTATTTTGTTCCTGTTTATGGAAGGAAACACATTTTATAGAAATAACATCAAACAGTTACAAACATCATAAATTACTTTGACTTTCAGTCTGGagttaaataaaagtaattgtCTTTCAAATAATGCTTTCCTACATCTTTGTAATCATTTCCAGAGGAATGTCCTTTAGCAACAAGGCTGAAAATTAACAGTCACAATTATCTCAACCACAGTATATCTCTCCACAGTGCTGTAATATCTTAATATATGTGGATGACTGAGTAAAATTGGACATTCATTGGactgtttctgtttaatttagTCCTGGATCACTAAGTCCACAGTTTCTGGCAGCAGAATGGCTCACTGAACATGATACATGGCCTTTCACATGGAGGTTATTCATTTGAATTTGGCCCAGGTCTATACCTGCTAGTAATTATCACCTGATGAATGTCTCATGGCCAATGTGATATGCTGTAGCTCCTTAATACAGTCCTAACCTGGATCACTGAGAATGCTGCTAACCTCCAGCTAGAAATGGCATCCACTAATAATCCTAGTGAAGAAATCCACTGTTTGAAGCAAACTCTACATTCAAGATTTGCTCCATGATGTGAAAACTAAGGCATACTTATGGCTATAAGAGGAAAACTGCAGAGTATACACAGATTGCATGTATCCTGTGCATGTACCCTAAAGAATACCCAGCATGCTGCAATCTTCAACTTGTACCTACCTTTCagagactttaaaaagaaaagtcatttcCATACAACGTTTCTTAGTTTTATTTAGGGTTTTGCAAAAGAATTCATGTTCTTTGCTAAAGGCAAGTTTAAGTTAACCATGGATGGTGACCACTACTTCAGTagacagaaactgaaattattcaaCAAAATGTGTGCACATGTTCCACAGAACTGAAGAAGGGCTTGTATGCCCAAAagctcatctgtttttttcccaactgtATGAATTATTCTAATAAGATATACTGTCTTTCCTACAACCTTGTCTTGCAGATATATAAACTTTCACATAAGCTTTATCACCATTTCAATTCCCTCCATAGGGGTCCAGAGGCCACTCCATGGGAGGAGTGGAAATTCACTAAAGAGATCAGTGGTAGGGAATTAGAGaaaagatgtggaaaaaaactTACACTTTCTCCCCATTCCCATTCCTGCTGCTTAGCCTACTCACTGTCAGTAGCTCAGGACAGGAAAGGAGTGAGACAGTCTGCCACCTGAAAACAAAGTTACATCTGCAAAAACCCAAATCTGATTAATATGTCACTAATACTTAGATGGCCATGGGCATATAAATGCGTGTGTAGGGATACTTTTATGAATTGGACTTTGCTTCTTCTGATAAAAGTTGACTGTAGGGTTCGgtgttcggaagatctcgcgatgtcatggaaagttacagggttagtcgcagccttgtgatgtacctgtaaccccacctccccttgttagtataaaaggaattaactgcgcaataaaagggggaagttggcgctcacactgtgtgtgttatctgtctctttccctggtccgggccgaccagtgatctaagcgtggcaccttgatatgtagcaaaCGCTACAGTTGACCTGGTATAAAACTTCCTGTGTACTTCAACTGAGCAATGCTCTAATATTAGTTCTCATAGAAGAAACTGCACCTGGAGTTGATAAACTCATTTTTTCTTACTCAGCCCTGACCTGGACTTTCCAGTAGAAACATATTTAATTCCCATTTCTAAGTCACTACTAATTACTAGGCTAAGAAGTACCACAGTTCACTAAGCTTTCAAAATGTTATCAGAACAAAGTAATCACTAGGAAACAAAATATGCATGTTTTAATCAGTGACATTTCTCATAGTTGGTTCTTGCCAGGAGTAAGCCTGCACAATGCAG
Coding sequences within:
- the RBP2 gene encoding retinol-binding protein 2; amino-acid sequence: MPADYNGTWEMETNENFEGYMVALDIDFATRKIAKHLKQTKEIIQDGNNFKTKTISTFRNYELDYTVGVEFEEHTKGLDNRVVKTLVTWDGDKLICVQKGEKKNRGWKHWIEGDLLHLELTCEDQVCHQIFKKKN